The DNA window TCCAAATCGGCCTTCAGCTGATCAACGACCTGTTCGTCCGTCTCGCCGAGAAACTTCAGGGTCAGGTGCATCAAATCCGGCTGTACCCATCCCACACGACTTCCGCGCTCCGCGTTCCGTTCGAGTCGTCGCTTCAGCTCCTGTTGAAACGCTCCCACAGCCGCCTTGAGCTGAGCCGGCAACTCTATGGCGAGAAACAGTCGCATTATGAAGTGGTCCGGCCCTGCAGCCATCGACGCAATAAATCCAGGGCTGCTTGTGACGAACGTTGCTTGATCGTGTGGCGATCGCCATGAAACCGATATTCCCTGGTCATGACACTTCCCTCGCCCCCGTCCAAACCGATATAGACCAATCCCACGGGCTTAGTCGGAGTCGCCCCACCCGGTCCGGCGATACCCGTGACGCTCAAGCCGATGGATACGTGTCCACGTTCTCTGATCCCTCTGGCCATGGCCGCCGCAACTTCCTGGCTCACCGCGCCATGCTCGGCAATCAAGCTGGCCGGAACTCCCAGCATGTCCGTCTTGGCTCGGTTGCTGTAACAGACTACTCCTCGGTCCATATAGATCGAAGCTCCAGGCACTTGCGTCAGCCGATGCGCGATCAGGCCTCCCGTGCACGACTCTGCAAGTCCCAGCGTAAGACGACGATCCGCCAACAGACGCCCCACCACCTCTTCCATCGATTCGCCGCCTTCGGCATACAGCCATTCGCGAAGGCGCCCTCGCACCGCGTCGCTCAACTCCTCGATCCTGCTCCGGCCGGCCGCATGGCCGGGCTTGGTCGTGAGCGACACCAAGACTCCCAACGGAGAAGCGAGCATCCCCAGGTCAATCGGCACTCCGGCCGGCACGACTCCTTTTAGGGCTGCGTCGACGTCGGCTTCCGGCACCCCCACAGTATGGAAGACGCGGCGAACG is part of the Nitrospiraceae bacterium genome and encodes:
- a CDS encoding competence/damage-inducible protein A; this encodes MSKAVAWYGETIAIGSELLQGGRVDTNSLFLGEQLASIGIELRYKTVVGDDLSDIMAVLQTAVRRARVVVMTGGLGPTVDDLTRDAVAKATGCRLGRRKEALEGMTARLAQWGRSPSTAQLRQALIPAKALVLPNPVGSAPGFSLVWKGAFIASLPGVPREMEAMVKQTVLPEVGAWLAGHKVVGLSPLVRRVFHTVGVPEADVDAALKGVVPAGVPIDLGMLASPLGVLVSLTTKPGHAAGRSRIEELSDAVRGRLREWLYAEGGESMEEVVGRLLADRRLTLGLAESCTGGLIAHRLTQVPGASIYMDRGVVCYSNRAKTDMLGVPASLIAEHGAVSQEVAAAMARGIRERGHVSIGLSVTGIAGPGGATPTKPVGLVYIGLDGGEGSVMTREYRFHGDRHTIKQRSSQAALDLLRRWLQGRTTS